One region of Planctomycetaceae bacterium genomic DNA includes:
- a CDS encoding sulfatase codes for MKRLPILLPLFLLLLSSARAADQPNVVFILVDDLGYMDIGANNPATFYETPNIDRLAAGGMKFTNGYAANPVCSPTRFSIMTGKYPTRAAATDWFTGKRSGRFLPAELNDFMPLSEVTLAEALKDTGYATFFAGKWHLGPTEEFWPEHQGFDVNVGGFSRGGPYGPGKYFSPYGNPRLSDGPEGEHLPDRLSRETVKFITEHRDEPFLAYLAFYSVHTPLMGKPELVEKYRQKAERLGLGGKPQFGPEEQIWPDATERQVRILQSHAVYAAMVEAMDAAVGRVLDALDELELADNTIVCFMSDNGGLSTSEGSPTSNLPLRGGKGWLYEGGIREPFLIRAPGVTSPGSTCDVPVISTDFYPTILQLTGQPLRPNQHLDGLSLVTLLRGGEPPERDALFWHYPHYSNQGGMPGAAVRMGDWKLIERFEDGQVNLFHLADDISEQHDLAESRPEQVAVLRDRLHRWYTEVDARFLRAQDGGPEPWRP; via the coding sequence ATGAAACGTCTCCCAATACTGCTGCCACTTTTCCTCCTGCTTCTTTCCTCCGCGCGCGCCGCGGATCAGCCCAACGTTGTCTTCATTCTTGTCGATGACCTTGGGTACATGGACATCGGAGCCAACAATCCTGCGACGTTCTACGAGACACCGAACATCGATCGTCTGGCGGCTGGCGGGATGAAGTTTACGAATGGCTATGCGGCCAATCCGGTGTGTTCGCCGACTCGCTTCAGCATCATGACCGGCAAGTATCCAACGCGAGCCGCCGCGACTGACTGGTTCACCGGCAAGCGGTCCGGCCGATTTCTTCCCGCCGAGTTGAACGACTTCATGCCATTAAGCGAAGTGACGCTCGCGGAAGCTCTGAAAGACACCGGATACGCGACATTTTTCGCGGGCAAATGGCATCTGGGCCCGACGGAAGAATTCTGGCCCGAACATCAGGGATTTGATGTCAACGTCGGCGGCTTCTCCCGCGGCGGACCGTATGGACCGGGAAAGTATTTTTCGCCGTACGGCAACCCGCGGCTTTCCGATGGTCCGGAGGGAGAACATCTGCCCGACAGACTTTCGCGCGAGACGGTGAAGTTTATCACTGAACACCGGGACGAGCCGTTCCTGGCGTACCTGGCGTTTTACAGCGTTCACACGCCGCTGATGGGGAAGCCGGAACTGGTCGAGAAGTACCGTCAAAAGGCCGAGCGACTGGGGCTCGGCGGCAAACCGCAATTCGGCCCGGAAGAGCAGATCTGGCCCGATGCCACGGAACGTCAGGTTCGCATCCTGCAGTCTCACGCGGTCTACGCGGCGATGGTGGAAGCGATGGACGCGGCCGTCGGACGCGTGCTGGACGCTTTGGATGAACTGGAACTTGCCGACAACACGATCGTCTGTTTCATGTCGGACAACGGCGGATTGTCAACGTCGGAAGGATCGCCGACCAGCAATCTTCCGCTGCGCGGCGGCAAGGGCTGGCTGTATGAAGGAGGAATTCGCGAACCGTTCCTGATCCGGGCTCCGGGAGTCACCTCGCCTGGCAGCACCTGCGACGTGCCGGTGATCAGCACTGACTTCTATCCAACGATTCTGCAACTGACCGGTCAGCCGCTTCGGCCGAACCAGCATCTGGACGGACTCAGCCTCGTGACGCTGCTGCGCGGCGGCGAGCCACCGGAACGCGACGCGCTGTTCTGGCATTACCCGCATTATTCGAATCAGGGTGGAATGCCGGGAGCCGCCGTTCGAATGGGCGACTGGAAACTGATCGAACGATTCGAAGACGGGCAGGTGAATCTGTTCCACCTTGCGGACGACATCAGCGAACAGCACGACCTTGCGGAATCGCGTCCGGAACAAGTCGCCGTCCTGCGCGACAGACTTCATCGCTGGTATACGGAAGTTGACGCAAGATTCCTGCGAGCACAGGACGGCGGCCCGGAACCGTGGAGACCATGA
- a CDS encoding FAD-binding oxidoreductase: MSNGESILKPNSAGDVADIVRAAAADRAKLRTARLSASEELAANHRLLDLSGMSAVVDYPARDMTITVQAGMPANELSRILANERQQLPIDCFDRAMSVGAMVASDVAGSRQYGYGTLRDYVIGIEAVDGQGRVFHAGGRVVKNVAGYDLCRLMVGSRGSLAVITQVTFKLKPVPEQSLIRSFHFPRLESFSAALDRINVSAATPVVLDFAAAPATKADERGPVSLTVGVEGSDSVCDWQAEQIRGECGSDATQTFDSRDAGTRGDAAPEFRIPEHCRGFGYGWKSDHYRVAVLPSKLSNITKAITDAGHHVVGHAGNGILYAIASKQDSQLHQLCEQLTTRCGGSVSTWESSHPARQTDPLSTRLRQTFDPHGLFDGSGEK; encoded by the coding sequence TGCTGACATCGTCCGCGCTGCGGCTGCCGATCGCGCGAAGCTGCGCACGGCCCGATTGTCGGCGAGCGAAGAACTCGCGGCGAATCACCGCCTGCTGGATCTATCCGGCATGTCAGCGGTCGTCGACTATCCGGCTCGTGACATGACGATCACTGTCCAGGCCGGAATGCCTGCGAACGAACTGAGCCGTATTCTGGCAAACGAACGCCAGCAGCTTCCCATCGACTGCTTTGATCGCGCCATGTCTGTGGGAGCGATGGTGGCGTCGGACGTTGCCGGCTCGCGGCAGTACGGTTACGGCACGCTGCGGGACTACGTGATCGGGATCGAAGCGGTCGACGGTCAGGGCCGCGTGTTCCATGCGGGCGGGCGAGTCGTCAAGAACGTCGCCGGCTACGATCTGTGCCGGTTGATGGTGGGTTCGCGAGGATCGCTGGCCGTCATCACCCAGGTGACATTCAAGCTGAAGCCCGTTCCGGAACAATCACTCATCCGATCGTTTCACTTTCCGCGACTGGAATCATTTTCCGCGGCACTCGATCGCATCAATGTGTCGGCGGCGACACCTGTCGTGCTGGACTTCGCGGCCGCTCCGGCTACCAAAGCCGACGAGCGAGGACCGGTGTCACTGACGGTGGGAGTCGAAGGATCGGATTCCGTCTGCGACTGGCAGGCTGAACAGATTCGCGGCGAATGCGGCAGCGACGCGACTCAGACGTTCGATTCTCGCGACGCGGGAACTCGCGGGGACGCAGCACCCGAATTTCGAATTCCGGAACACTGCCGCGGCTTTGGCTATGGCTGGAAGTCAGACCATTACCGCGTTGCGGTGCTGCCTTCGAAACTTTCGAACATCACGAAGGCGATCACCGACGCGGGACATCATGTTGTCGGTCACGCCGGCAACGGCATCCTGTACGCGATCGCTTCGAAACAGGATTCGCAGTTGCACCAGCTTTGCGAACAGCTCACGACCCGCTGCGGCGGCAGCGTTTCCACGTGGGAATCATCTCACCCGGCACGTCAAACGGATCCGCTGTCAACTCGCCTGCGTCAAACATTCGACCCGCACGGCCTGTTCGATGGCAGTGGTGAGAAGTGA